The Thermocladium sp. ECH_B region GACATCAAGCGCGGATTCAAACGGCACAGATATCCTATACTCAACTACTCGCTCAATAGGCATATGCTTCTGTCAATAACTAAGGGGGNTTTTAAGATTAATCCATGTAGAGGAAACATCATGTTAACCAAGATCACCATCTCTTAATACAAGCTGACGCATCATTAGAAAGGAGCCTTGTCCTAGCCTTACAATGCCCATTTTAGTACTTATTCTACACTAGTGAACAACCCCACGGTGGGCATTAATGGATTGTACAATAGAAGCATTTAAACGTTTCTATAAGGGGGCCATTCCCACCTCGCGGGTCTTCCGCCCCCTTAACCCTTGTTAAGATAAAACATTTCCAAATTAAGCAGTACTAGGACACCTAAAAGCCGTAAAGGCAAATTTTATAAGTGCCTATTTTCTAGCTATTCTACATATGAATATAGTGGTTCTAGTAAAGCCCGCTCTAGATACAAGTAACTTGAGAACAGCCGCTAATAAAATAATGATCGAGGACACTCCATTAAAGATAAGTGATATAGATAGGAACGCGGCCGAGGAAGCCATTAGAATAAAGGAAAAAACCAAGAGCGGGAAAACGATTGCAGTAATGATATCTAAGTATCCACCTACTACAAAAAGGGCGGGGGAAGTCGAGAACCTTGGGCGAGAAGTGCTAGCAATGGGAATTGATGAAGCCATAGTTGTGGTCGATGATGGGCTAATAGGCACTGATCAAACGGCCACGGCGAAGACAATAAGCGAGGTGCTCAAACGGAAAATAGGGCAATTCGATCTAATAATTGGGGGGGAAGCAACAATAGATGGCTATAGTAGTCAAGTGCCTGCACGGGTAGCCGCTGAACTAGGAATACCAATAGTGACTTACGTGAGGGAAATAACGCAGTTAGGCAATGACAATATAACCGTGAAGAGGGATCTAGAGGATGAGGTTCAAGTCATAAACACCAAGTTGCCGGCCGTGATTACAGTAACTAGGGAAATAAATACTCCCCGAATACCTCCGCTGCTCCAAATACGGATGGCCATGAAGAAGCCGCTGACCAAGTTATCCCTGACAGATCTAGGGCTCTCGATTCAGTCCAAAATAAAAACCACATCACTGAAGCCCCTCCAGATTCAACGCAAGAAGATAATAATAGAGAGCGGCACCGTTGAGGAGAAGGCAGATAAATTAATTCAGTACTTGGCGCAAGAAGGCATATTAACGCCGAGGTGATTGAAGTGATAGGGATATTCTCATTCCAATCAACCCTCGACATAATGGGACTAGCCCAGAGACTTAACGATGAAACCACAGTGTTCCTGTTAAATGGAGATGAACAAGCGATTAACCAGGCTGGAAAATATGGAGCAAGTAAGGTTATTAATATAGAGTGTGGATCAATCTGCGATCCAGCAGCTCTCTACCAAGCTATATCCAGCGACTTAAGTAATGCTAAATACTTGATATTCCCAGCTACTANGGATGGGAAAACAATTGCGGCATATATTGCGGGTAAATTGGGGATACCTAATGTGGTTGACATAGTTGATGTAATGGGCCCCGGCAAGTTCTCTAAGTACTCCATGGGGAACAGGGGAGCTGAGGAGGTGGAGGTCGACGGCATGGCTGCCCTGGTTGTTCAACCCAAGAGATTTCAACCAAGTGAGAAGCCGACTCAGCCAAGCATTGAAAAGAGAATCGCAAAGCCCATAATTGGCCTTGTGGGAAAGGAGGAGAAGCCAAAGGGGTCGCTTAAAATAGAGGATGCGGAATTAATAGTATCGGTTGGTCGTGGCTTTAAGAAGCAGGATGACCTTAAGATAGCCTTTGAGTTAGCTGAGGTGCTGGGTGCTCAAGTGGGGTGCTCTAGGCCAATAGCTGCTGATTTGAAGTGGTTATCGGAGGATCATTGGGTTGGCTTAAGCGGCCACAAGGTTAGGCCGAAAATGTATATGGCTATAGGGATATCCGGTCAACCACAACACATAGCTGGCATGCTTGAGTCCAGAATAGTTGTGGCCGTGAATAGCGATAAGAATGCACCGATATTCCAATACGCAGATTACGGAGTGGTTGAGGACTTATATAAATTCGTGCCGATCCTCAAGGAGAAGCTTCGCAAGGCGTTAGGCAAGTAATGATTAAATTCGTGGCCCCAAAAATCAGGTTTAGCTGTGTTCTCTGCGGCGAGTGCTGTAGGCGTTACTGGATAACCGTTACCTTGGATGATTTAGCGAATATATATCTTAATCTCGGCTTGCTGCCCAGCAGAGTCGCTGCGCTTTATCCAAAGGCCGTAGCGGGGGATTGGGGTTACCCAGCAGTTAAGCTAAGCGATGGGCGTGAGTATTACTTGGTTCTACGTAAGAAGATTGATGGTTCCTGCATATTCACTAAATGGATGAATGGGGAATTGGTGTGTTCAATACATGATTATAAGCCGCTCACTTGTAGGTATTATCCATTTATTTATAGGCCTGGTCCAGTGATTACCATGGAGCTATATGATGGAGCCATTGGTTACTGCCCTGGGATAGGTAAGGGGAATTATT contains the following coding sequences:
- a CDS encoding electron transfer flavoprotein subunit beta: MNIVVLVKPALDTSNLRTAANKIMIEDTPLKISDIDRNAAEEAIRIKEKTKSGKTIAVMISKYPPTTKRAGEVENLGREVLAMGIDEAIVVVDDGLIGTDQTATAKTISEVLKRKIGQFDLIIGGEATIDGYSSQVPARVAAELGIPIVTYVREITQLGNDNITVKRDLEDEVQVINTKLPAVITVTREINTPRIPPLLQIRMAMKKPLTKLSLTDLGLSIQSKIKTTSLKPLQIQRKKIIIESGTVEEKADKLIQYLAQEGILTPR